Proteins found in one Synechococcus sp. LA31 genomic segment:
- a CDS encoding ABC transporter permease, which translates to MKTLGLAPSFLRTLQQQRTLLWRLTQREVAGRYRGSVLGWGWSLLNPLMMLGVYTFVFSTVFKARWPDLQQAGSLGFAINLFAGLIVFNLFAECVGKAPTLVLSQPSYVTKVVFPLEVLSAVAVGAAAFHACTSLVVLAGFQLIATGGIPPTALWLPVVWLPLGLGCLALCWVLSALGVYLRDLPQLVSVGLSVLMFLSAVFYPISALPERWQPVLLTNPLVLVIEQTRRVLVRGEHPAAAYVLLGIPAAVLGCELGFRLFQKARRGFADVI; encoded by the coding sequence ATGAAGACCTTGGGTCTGGCGCCGTCGTTTTTAAGAACCCTTCAGCAGCAGCGCACGCTGCTATGGCGGCTCACGCAACGAGAAGTGGCCGGGCGATACCGCGGCTCCGTGCTGGGTTGGGGCTGGAGCCTGCTCAACCCCCTGATGATGTTGGGGGTGTACACGTTTGTGTTCTCCACGGTCTTCAAAGCCCGCTGGCCGGATCTGCAGCAGGCCGGCTCGCTGGGGTTTGCGATCAACCTGTTTGCCGGGCTGATCGTGTTCAACCTGTTTGCCGAATGCGTGGGCAAGGCTCCCACCCTGGTGCTCAGCCAGCCGAGCTACGTCACCAAGGTGGTGTTTCCGCTGGAGGTGCTCAGTGCCGTGGCCGTGGGAGCAGCCGCTTTTCATGCGTGTACCAGCCTGGTGGTGTTAGCGGGATTCCAACTGATCGCCACGGGAGGGATTCCGCCCACGGCCCTGTGGCTGCCGGTGGTGTGGCTGCCACTGGGATTGGGCTGCCTGGCCCTGTGCTGGGTGTTATCGGCGCTGGGGGTGTACCTACGCGATCTGCCGCAACTGGTGAGCGTGGGGCTGAGTGTGCTGATGTTTTTAAGTGCTGTGTTTTATCCGATCTCAGCCCTGCCGGAGCGTTGGCAACCCGTGCTGCTCACGAATCCACTGGTGTTGGTGATCGAGCAGACGCGCCGCGTGCTGGTGCGAGGCGAGCACCCGGCGGCGGCGTATGTGCTGCTGGGCATTCCCGCGGCTGTGCTGGGCTGCGAGCTGGGGTTCCGTCTGTTTCAGAAAGCCCGGCGGGGCTTTGCCGATGTGATCTGA
- a CDS encoding ABC transporter ATP-binding protein, which produces MTTAIAIHASNLGKCYRIFESPRARLAQGIWGERRQLFQEKWALRGVSFELPAGQTLGVVGRNGSGKSTLLQLLCGTLTPTEGAVHCQGRVAGLLELGSGFNPEFSGIENVFLNASLLGLNQRQTESKLDAILAFADIGEYVHQPVKTYSSGMALRLAFAVQANIDPDILIVDEALAVGDELFQKKCYARLSQLKASGTSILLVTHSCAQIIQHCDQALLLHKGRPQLMGKPSLVTTTYQQLANAPDAEWAAVIERKRALQHTEVTAEPQTQAIDTSLVPKSREIYASQGVEIKSISIESPDGQPLNQIPFRAAFQLRFRYEAAADLTARALRCGCHIASTQGLRVTGQAFPLEGDRFMAEPSQSWELLFSFGPGLLPGVYFVGGGVWPAEQPGQFLHRVVDYTAFRVLASPESTPAGLCDLSAGPAELIRPPEAPQPAGT; this is translated from the coding sequence ATGACCACCGCAATCGCCATCCACGCCAGCAATCTGGGTAAGTGCTACCGGATCTTTGAGTCGCCCAGAGCGCGCCTGGCCCAGGGGATCTGGGGCGAGCGGCGGCAGCTCTTTCAGGAAAAGTGGGCCCTACGCGGGGTGAGCTTTGAGCTGCCCGCAGGCCAAACCCTCGGTGTCGTAGGGCGCAACGGCTCGGGCAAAAGCACCCTGCTGCAATTGCTCTGCGGCACGCTCACGCCCACGGAAGGGGCAGTGCATTGCCAGGGCCGCGTGGCCGGCCTGCTGGAGCTTGGCAGCGGCTTCAATCCGGAATTCAGCGGTATCGAAAATGTGTTTCTCAACGCCTCACTGCTGGGCCTCAATCAACGGCAAACGGAATCAAAGCTCGATGCAATCTTGGCCTTTGCCGACATCGGCGAGTATGTGCACCAGCCGGTGAAAACCTATTCCAGTGGCATGGCTCTACGGCTGGCCTTTGCTGTGCAAGCCAACATCGACCCCGACATCCTGATTGTGGATGAAGCACTGGCAGTGGGTGATGAACTGTTCCAGAAAAAGTGCTACGCCCGCCTGAGCCAACTGAAGGCCTCCGGCACCTCGATCCTGCTGGTGACCCACAGCTGCGCCCAGATCATTCAGCACTGCGATCAGGCGCTGCTGCTGCACAAAGGAAGGCCGCAATTAATGGGCAAACCATCCCTGGTAACCACCACCTATCAGCAGCTGGCCAATGCTCCGGATGCGGAATGGGCTGCGGTGATCGAACGCAAACGGGCGCTGCAACACACCGAGGTCACAGCCGAACCACAAACCCAAGCGATCGACACCAGCCTGGTGCCGAAAAGCCGTGAGATCTACGCCAGCCAGGGCGTGGAGATCAAGAGCATCAGCATCGAATCGCCCGACGGCCAGCCGCTCAACCAGATCCCCTTTCGAGCTGCCTTCCAGCTGCGCTTCCGCTATGAGGCCGCTGCAGATTTAACCGCCAGGGCTCTGCGCTGCGGCTGCCACATCGCCAGCACCCAGGGGCTGCGGGTCACCGGGCAGGCATTTCCCCTCGAAGGCGATCGCTTCATGGCTGAACCGAGCCAAAGCTGGGAGCTGTTGTTCAGCTTTGGGCCCGGACTGCTACCGGGGGTGTATTTCGTAGGCGGCGGCGTGTGGCCGGCGGAGCAGCCGGGCCAATTCCTGCACCGGGTGGTGGATTACACCGCTTTTCGCGTGCTGGCCAGCCCAGAGAGCACTCCGGCTGGCTTGTGCGATTTGAGTGCCGGCCCAGCAGAGCTGATCAGGCCGCCTGAGGCGCCGCAGCCGGCTGGAACATGA